In the genome of Acidobacteriota bacterium, the window GGCTTGAGACGAGCCTGTCAATACTGGTTCAGTTCGATTTCTCCGGGGTCTCCGTGTCTTCGCCTCGGCGGCCTCTGTGTTAAGAAAAACTCTTTTAAACACAAAACCCCAAAAAAGGGGGCCCGAAGGCCACCAGGACACCTCCAACTAAAACAGGCGGGTAACAAATCTAAGGAAATCTTCAGATGTTCCCACGAAGCCCGATTTCTCGGGGTGAAACTGGATCGCGTGAAAATTGTCGCGGCCGATCGCGGCACTAAACCTTTGGCCATATTCAGATGTCGCGGTTGTGCTCTCACCTGTTTCGACATAATAACCGTGCACGAAATAGACACGCTCGCCTTCCGCAACGCCGTCAAATAAAGGTGAATTAAGCTCTGTGATCCGGTTCCACCCCGTATGCGGTATCTTCAGCGTGTCCGACTCAAACCGGCGAACGCGATACGGCATTATGCCCAGACATTCCGTCTCGTTTTCCTCCGACGCCTCGCACATCAACTGCATCCCGAGGCAAATTCCCAAAACCGGCGTCGTCAGCGAACGGATTACCGAATCGAGCCCGCGTTCACGCAGATACTTCATCGCCGTCGAAGCCTCGCCAACGCCTGGAAAGATAACTTTGTCCGCCGCTCGCAATTCGTCTGCAACGTCAGTAACCAAAGGCTCGACACCAAGACGGATCAGAGCATTCGCGACCGAGGCCGTATTTCCGCCGTTGTATTTAACGATCGCTACTTTCACAAAACTCCTTTAGTGGTCGGCAACTGGCTTCCCTCTCGGCGGACCGCCATCTTGATTGCCTTAGCAAATGCTTTAAAGATCGCCTCGATCTTGTGGTGTTCGATAGTACCTGTCGCGCTGATATTCAGGTTGCACAAAGCCTTGTCCGAGAACGACTTAAAGAAATGAAAGAACATCTCCGTCGGCATCTCGCCGATCATTTCGCGTTTGAATTCCGCATCCCAAACGATCCAATTCCGCCCGCCAAAATCGATCGCGACCTGCGCCAGGCAATCGTCCATTGGAAGACAATATCCGTAACGCTCCATTCCGCGTTTATCAGCCAATGCAAGCGAAAACGCCTCGCCGAGAGTTATCGCGACGTCCTCTATCGTGTGGTGTTCGTCGATATGCAGATCGCCGTCGGCCTTGATCGAAAGGTCGAGCCCGCCATGGCGAGCAAGCTGTTCGAGCATATGGTCAAAGAACGAGATCCCGGTCGAGATTGATGAACTGCCGGCTCCGTCGAGGTTCAATTCGACCGTGATCTCGGTCTCTTTCGTGTTGCGAGTATGCGTAACGCGTCGTTCCGGAGCACGGAGCAGATCGTAAATGTCACTCCAATCATCGACCGTAACCGCCGATTCATCGCCCTCGAGCGGAAAAGACGGATTGCGAATATAGATCGCCTTCGACCCGAGATTCTTCGCAAGCTGAACATCCGTCGGCCGGTCACCGATGACGTATGAATTCGCGAGATCGTATTCGCCGGTCAAATATTTCGTCAGCAGCGCCGTTCCCGGCTTTCGGGTTGGTGCATTTTCGTGCGAAAAGGTACGGTCGACAAAAATGTCCGCAAACTCAATTCCCTCGTCCGCTAGAGCCTGAATGACAAAATTCTGCGCCGGATGAAATGCGGTCTCGGGAAAACTCTCCGTTCCAAGGCCATCCTGATTCGTCACCATAACGAGCACGAAATCGGTCTCGCGAGCGATTTTCGCAAGATTGGTTATCACACCCGGCAAAAACCGCAGTTTCTCAAGCAGATCGACCTGAAAATCATCGGGTTCCCGTATCAATGTCCCGTCGCGGTCAATGAAAAGTACTTTTTGCATAGTTTTGTTATCAGTTATCAGCTATTAGCTATCACTTATTCCGAATCGAACAGAGGCGGCCAACAGCCGTTCATTTTCTTCCGGCGTTCCAACCGTGATCCGCAAACAGCCTTCGCAAAGCTCGACGTTGTTTCGATTGCGAACGACGATCTTCTCCTCGATCAAGTATTGATAAATGGCGTTGGCATCATCAACCTTAACCAGCAGAAAATTTGCGTCAGATGGATAGACTCGCTGCACGATGTCGAGGCCGATCAACGAATTTTCTAACCGCAACCGCTCGGCTTTAGCAGCATCGATCCACGCGTTTACCGTCGCTTCGCCGTCCAGAGCGTCGATCACGGCCTGCTGGGCAACGCCGCTGACGTTGTATGGCGGCTTTACGCGGTTAATCAGGTCGATTATCTCGCTGCTCGCAAAGGCTAGTCCAACGCGAACGCCAGCCATTCCCCAGGCTTTTGAGAATGTCTGTAGAACGACGAGATTCGGCTGTTCGGAAAGTTCAGCGATCATTGACGGTTCGTCCGCAAAATCAATATACGCCTCGTCAACAACAACGATCCCGTCAAACTCCCGTGCGATCTCCAGCACCGATCCGCGGCTCATCAGATTGCCCGTCGGATTGTTTGGCGAGCAGATAAAGATAAGTTTTGTTGAAGCTGAAATGGCTGCGAGGATCGCCGGAACGTCGAGCTGAAAATCATACGTCAGGCGTATCTCGCGGACCCCTACATCATTTATATCCGCCGAGACACGATACATTCCGTACGTCGGCGGGCACGTGATCACTTCGTCGCGTCCGGGCTCGCAGAAGATGCGAAACAGCAGGTCGATCGCTTCGTCGCTGCCGTTCCCGACAAATATCTGCGACGGCGAAACGCCTTTCATCGCCGCGATCCGATCTTTCAGTTCACGCTGAAGAGGGTCAGGATAGCGGTTGAGCCCAAAGCCAGCAGGCGAACCGAACGCATTCTCGTTAGCGTCGAGAAACACCTCGGCCGAGCCCTCGAATTCGGATCGTGCCGACGAATACGGTTTTAGACTCCTGACGTTTTTACGCACCAGGCTCTGCAGATCAAACGTCATCCCGACCTCCGCTCCATTCGCGTCTGATCGCGACGGCATTTTTGTGCGCGTCGAGCCCTTCGGCGGCGGCCATCGTTTCGATCGTCGGGCCGAGATTTTGAATGCCTTCGGCAGTCAGACGTTGAAACGTGATGCTTTTTGTAAAGCTCGCGACCGACACGCCGCTGTACGCCCGGGCCGCACCGCCGGTCGGCAGCGTGTGATTCGTCCCCGACGCATAATCTCCTGCACTCTCGCACGAGTAGTTTCCGATGAAAACGGAGCCCGCGTTGATGATCGTTTCCGCGATCTCGTCGGCGTTTTGTGTGGCGATAATGAGATGTTCTGGACCGTATTCGTTGAGTAGTTCGATGCCGTCTTCCAGTGTCTCGACCAATATCGCTTTCGAATTCTGGATCGCTGCCGCTGCGGTCTGCTTTCGTGAAAGCGTCTCGATCTGACGATCGACCTCGGCGAGCGTTTCGTTGATCACGGTTTCCGAAGTCGAGACCAGAATAACCTGACTGTCCGGCCCGTGTTCAGCCTGCGAAAGCAGATCTGTCGCGACAAACGCCGGTACGCTGCCTTCGTCCGCCAAAACGGCAACTTCTGACGGCCCGGCCGGCATGTCGATCGCGACACCTGAACGCAGAACCTGCAGCTTTGCCTCAGTAACAAATTGATTCCCCGGCCCAAAGATCTTGTAAACCGACGGAACAGTCTCCGTCCCATACGCCAAAGCCCCGATCGCCTGAGCACCGCCGATCTTGAAAACCTTGGTCGCCCCGCAAAGCCGCGCTGCATACAGCGTCGTCGGATCGATCTTTCCTTCCTTATTCGGCGGCGATGTAACGACGATCTCTCGGCAGCCCGCAAGTTTCGCCGGGATGACAAGCATCAGCACCGTCGAAAACAGTGGAGCACTTCCTGCCGGAACGTAAAGTCCGACTTTTTCGATCGCAACGTTCTTTCTCCAGCAAAACACGCCCGGCGTTGTCTCGATGACGTTTCGAGCGCTGTGGTCGACGGCGTGAAACTTCTCGATATTAGCTTTCGCAACCGCGATCGCGTCCTTTAGTTCCTGAGGAACGAGGGCATCTGCTTCTAGAAATTCGTCTTCGGTCACCAAAAACTCTTCCATCTCGACCTTGTCGAAATGCCTGGCACAATGGCGCAGAGCCGAATCTCCATGTTCGCGGACGTCTTTGAGGATGTTCGCGACCGTGCGTTCGAGAAAGACGGTGTCGATCGTCGGGCGCTTGAGCATCGCGGCCCAGGTTTCTTTTGATGGCTTCTTTATTATTTGCATTTCGTTCACTAACCTTTCTTCCCATGTCTTTTGTGAAGGAACTTTGTGGTCTTTGTGTTAAGAAGCGTTCTTAAACACTGAGAACACGGAGCAAAGCCCACAGAGGTCACGCAGAATTTATTACCTGATCATCTGATCGATCGAGAGAACGAGGATTCCCTCAGCTCCCGCATTTTTTAGCTGGTCCACGACTTCCCAAAAATCTGTTTCGCTCACGACCGAATGCAGTGAAACCCAGCCTTCATCAGCGAGCGGCACCATTGAAGGGCTTCGCATTCCGGGCAGGAGGCGTTTGATCTCGTCGACCCTTTCGACGGGAGCGTTGAGCAAAATGTATTTGTTTTGAGCTGCAGCTTTTACGCTGCGGATGCGGAATAGAAGCCTGTCGAGGATCGCCTGTTGTTCTGGCCCGAGATCACGCCGCGTTATCAAAACTGCCTCCGACAACATCACAGTCTCAACCTCTTTCAAACCGTTCGAAAACAAAGTGCTGCCCGAGCTCACCAGATCGCAAACCGCATCGGCCAGCCCGATCGACGGAGCGATCTCAACCGAGCCGCTGATCTCGTGGATGTCTGCTGACACACCTCGCGATGTGAAATAATCTCTCAGAATATTCGGATAGCTCGTCGCGATCTTTTTGCCCGCGAGCTGAGACAATTCCGAATACTCAAACCCTTTCGGCACCGCGAGCGACAAACGGCAGCGTCCGAAGCCGAGCTTTTCGATCGTGTCGACGGCCTTTGGATTCTCGGCGATCACGTTCTCGCCGACGATCCCTATATCAGCAACACCATCAGCCACATAGTCCGGAATGTCGTCATCCCGCAAGAAAAATATCTCGAGCGGAAAATCCGCCGCCTCGGCCCGCAGCTTGCCGAGCCCATTCGAAAAGCCAATGCCGCATTTTTTCAGCAGCCCGGTCGAACCGTCCGACAACCTTCCTGATCTTTGTAAAGCTATCTTTAATTTCATATCTAAAAACGACAAAGCGACGCCCATCGAGACTTGATTCGAAGTTTCGCGGCGTTTGGATTAAAACTAATTTACGATTTTGTTAAAACGAGTATCAGTTCACGCAGCTATTTGCTTACGTGATGATGGTGGAGATGAATGTGTGAAAAAGCTCTAAGCATCCTGACTTATATTAAAACCACACCGCGAGATCATTTGCAAGCACTGCCGGAAAAACTCCATGTGATAAAATCTAAAAACACATATGGACGACCACAGCGAAGAAGAGATATTGCAGGAATTTGGTAAACGCATCCAGCGTTGCTACGGCTGTTTTATCGCCTATCATCTCAAAGACATGTACCTCGGCGAAGACGTCACGTTCTTCTGCGAACATTGTAAAGACGAGACGATGTTCCACTTTGACCAGTTCTCAAAGCTCCTCGACCTTAGCAAACTGAACGAGGTCGCCGGCGAGCATCATCATTGAGCTTTAGAAATGCGAAGCTATGAACTGCTGCCAGCCGTCGGGAGTTAGCTTTTCAGTTTTTAGGAGTTTTAGTTTGAACGTTTTCCAATCCGGATTATTGGCGACGTCAAATTCCATGTCTTCAATATAGCTTCCCTTCGTGTTAACCCAGATCAAGCCTTTCCCGCCGATCCCTGGACCCGATGCTTCGTAGAGGCGGCATTTTTCGCCGTTACGGGTTTCGTCTCGCTGATACCTGATGTTGAGATCACCACGATAGGCGAACATCGGGCCGTCCGGTTTGAACGTCGGATCCGCGATCCCCACTACAAATGACTTTTTCGGATCCCTGAGGTGAGGGAACGAAACATTCAAGCTCGCGAGATCAAAATTGTAGAGGTGGAATGGAAGCCTGGCGATCTTTGCCGATTCTTTATCTGGTTTGAAAGCCGGGATCAGCACGTCAACCTCGCGGGAGGATGGTTGAAAAGTCAGGGTTGCGAAGAGCCGGCGGTCTTCTTTGGAAAAGACCTGATAGGATTCGATCTTCTTGGGGAAAAATCCCGCCCAATCCATCTCTGCAACTACCAAGCCGGCTTGTGTACCTTTCTCGTGAAACTTGAACGATTCGATACGGGCATTGGTCGCGACATAGAGCGAGACGTTCTCCGACTTGGTGCCGTCCGTATTGGTTTTCAGGTAATGAAAGACCGTGCCGACCGCGACCCTTTGCGGCTTAAAATTAAATGCAGCTGATTGGGCCGATGCCGATATGACGACCAGCCCGGTCAAAAACAGCGGATAGACGATTTTCTTGATCAATAGCATAGTGGCTCTCCGTTGAAAGTCTAAGTTACGCCTTATCTAAAAGATATGTTCCATCGTTTTGGACAATGGCGGATCCAATTCTTAGACTTGGAAAAGTAATGGAAGAGGCTCCGATACCAAAAAACACCCTAACCGGGCTCGCCGCCCGGCTAAGCAGGCTGCCGAGCGACAAACGACGGGCCGCACTGGAAATAGCGGCTTCGCTGGCCGGCGTCTCTCTTCGAGTCAGCCGCGAGTTTGTTGAGGCAGTACCGAAGGCGGCGAAGATCCTGTCCGCCGATGATCTGCGGCATTGGGGCGAGCTCGGGCGGCGGCTGGCGATGGGGAATGCTGATACAGGTGCCAAATTCTTTACGGATGGCGTCGGTGCTCTTAAACCCGTGCCGGACGAGGCTCGTTCGGCGGTCTTTCAGATCTGTACGCGGCAGTTGGTTTTGTCGAGTTCGATCTCGCTAGAAACATTCAAACTTGTTCCAAAGATCGCAAGTGACATCGGGGACGACCAGCTTTTCGCAGACGTGCTGAATCTCGCGGCCGAGATCGCGCAGCGGTCGGCGAAGCACAGCTCTGAATTTCTCGAAAACACTCCGGCGGTCGCGAAAGTCCTCACTGAATTTGGCGATGAAAAGCGTGCGGTCGCCGACGGTGTGCTCGCACTCGCCGCCCAATTTGCCAACCGAACCGGCGGCATGACCGCTGATCTATGGTCGAATCTGCCCGCGTCGCTCGAACGGCTAAATGCTGAAAACGCCAAACTTCTGATGATCCGTGCCGGTGAATTCCTTGAATTCGGCGGCAGTGTCACGCTGCATTTTGTCTCATCGGGCAGCGAAGTTTTGGCGGCTTCGGAATCGGCGTTTGAGGATTGGTGTAAGCTTGCCCGCTCGATCGCTCGTCACGGAAATGCGGTCCTGATCTCATTCCTGAGGGCCACACCAAAATTTTTCGCATCCTTCACCAAAAAGAAGAAAGCTTCCCCGGCAGACATTCGACGCGTGCTCCAACTAACTACGAAGATTGCCGAAACCGATGCGGAAAGTGCACTCGCGGCGTTCAAATCGAGCTCGGGAGCGTTGAGAAAGGTATCGATCGAACAGTTCGAGGAATGGGTCGATAAAGGGTTATCTGAACGCAGTAACGAATCTTCAAAATCACGCCGCAGCTATTTTGCTCTCGAAACGCGTGCTTCGAATGAACGTCTTCAGGAAACTCGACTGGGACTTCCACTTGAAAAAATTCAGTCTATTTTGCGGATGTACGTAGAGGCTCTAACGGGCAAAGAGATAGAGATCGCGCCGCTCACGGCGATGCCGCAGGAATCGCGGATCGGCGACGGCAAGACGATATATCTGCCCGCGTCCGTTGCCGAATTTGACAACGACGACCTCGATTTCAAGCTCTACAAAGTCCTCGCCGCCCATGGTGCCGGCCAGATCGAATTCGGCACTTTCGAGCGCGACACCGACGAGCTAAAGCAAGCATACGCTGAACTTACGGAGCTTTATTCCATCTCAGAGGATGACAGGGATGCGTTCGCTCTTGGCGGTTATCTTGAGGACGTTCGCAAAGCAGAAAAGGCTCTATCGGAAAAAGAGATAAAGGCCGAGGCGAAAAAACGGCGGAAGAAATTGCCGAAAGATTCCGACTACAAGACAGTCCTGACTGCGTTCCCCGAACCCCGTCTCGCTAAAAAGATCTTCGGCACGATGGAGAATGCCCGCATCGACAATCGCCTGCGCCAAACCTACCGCGGCCTTGTTCCGGACCTCGATCTGATGCAATCGTTTTTGCGGTCAAATCGCCCGTACATCTTCGACCTGCCGATGTACCAGGTGCCGTTCGAATTGCTATTCCAGATCACGCTCTGCGGCGGTGCGACGGATGACGCAAAGCAATTCTATGGCCAGGTCGTTAGCGAGATCGAAGCTATCGTTGAGAAATACGTGTCGGGCCAACGGGTCAGAACCGGGAGCGATAGCGACTGGGCTCCCGCACCTGCTCAAAAGGCCGACTCCAATCCATCGAAGAACCCGGTCGCTACCGCTCCCGGTTCTGACAGTGTTGCCGATTCCCTGATGGCAACGAGCCGCATCTACACACTCTTTCAAAACATCTCGCCCGAGCAGAATCAGGAAACTGAGGCTGAGAATGAGGAAGACAAGAGCGAGTTTGCCTACGACGACAAAGACACGTCCGAAGGCGTCGTTGATGACAAGGCCAAAAAGGAGCGTGAAAAGCAGGCGCAGGACATTCGTGACCTGTTCAACGCCTGGAACAGCCTCGACGACGAAGGCGAACCTGACGAGCTGCAGGGTGCCGAGGCCTGGTCGCAGAACGAGATGCCGGAACAGGCTCTCGAGGATGACGATGTCGCCTTTGCGTACGACGAATGGGACCGCGATCTGAACGATTACCGCGTGGGCTGGAGCCGCGTGATCGAGAAAAAGGTGAAGCAGGGCGATCGGACCTTTGTCGAGCTGACGCGTTCGCGATATCGCGGCGTGATCTCATCGATCAGGCATCAATTCCAGCTCATGAAGCCCGAAAATCTCACGCGGATCAACCGCGAGATCGACGGCGAAGACTACGACCTCAACGCCCTCGTTGATTACGTCGTCGACAAACGTGCCGACGGCCAGCCGTCCGAAAATATCTATACCAAAAAGCTCCGCCGCCAACGCGACGTGGCCGTTTCGATCCTCCTCGATCAGTCCAGCTCGACCGCTCGCACGATCACGCGAAACCCTCTGCAGCCGTACACCCATCCCGGCCGCCGCATCATCGAGATCGAAAAAGAAGGCCTTGTACTAATGAGCGAAGCCCTCGAAGCCGTCGGCGATGTCTATTCCATCTACGGCTTCACGAGCGAAGGCCGCCGGAATGTTAAGTTCTATGTCGTCAAGGATTTTGCCGAGAAGTATTCGGCCGATATCGAGAAACGCATCGGCGGCATCACGTTCCAAAACAACACACGCCTCGGCGCCGCGATCCGTCATGCCTCGGCAAAATTGTTAAAACAGGAAGCCCGCACCAAGCTCCTCATAATCCTGACCGACGGCCGCCCATACGATCACGACTACGGCGACGCCCGCTACGCCCGCGAAGACGTCCGCGAAGCCCTAACCGAAGCCAAAACGATGGCAGTAACCCCATTCTGCATCACCATCGACCGCGAATCCGAAGCGGAGCTGAAGGATCTGTACGGCAACGTCGGGTACACTATCATCGATGACGTTTTGTCACTGCCAGAGAGAATGCCGAATATCTATAGGAGGTTGACTAGTTAACACATGGATAAGGCTGAGACAGTTTTCCTCTTCGACGTCGATAACACGCTGCTTGATAATGATCGCGTGACGGCGGATCTGCGGCGGTTTTTGGATCGGGAGGTTGGGGCTGAGCGGAGCGGTGTTTACTGGCGGATATTTGAGGAGCTGCGTAGCGAATGCGGTTATGCGGATTATCTTGGGGCGTTGCAGCGGTATCGGCTCGGGCATCCGTATGACTCGCATTTGCTGGCGGTTTCGACTTATCTGATCAATTATCCGTTCGCCAATCGCCTGTTCCCGAATTCGCTCGACGTTATCGAAAAATGCAGCCAGATCGGGCAGGTTGTGATTCTCACCGACGGCGACGTGGTCTTTCAACCGCGTAAGATCGAGCGTTCAGGCCTGTTCGAAGCGGTCGGCGGCAATATCCTGATCTACATACACAAGGAACACGAACTCGAAGACGTCGAGCGCCGCTACCCCGCGAAAAAATACGTTCTCGTCGACGACAAGATCCGCATCCTCTCCGCGATCAAAGACATCTGGGGCAACCGCGTGACGACCGTCTTCCCACGCCAGGGCCACTACGCTCTTGACACTGAACACGTCGCGAAATACCCCGACGCTGACATCACCGTCGAGCGGATCGGCGACATCTTGGATATAGATTCCTTCTGAACCTTTGCGACTTTGCGGCTTAACTTTGCGGCTTTGCGGGAAACACAGCGTAAAGGAGAATTTCCCGCAAAGCCGCAAAGAAAGGACGCAAAGCCGTAGAGGAAGAAAACCGCACAATGGCGACTAGCTCGATATTCTGCTAACGTTAAAGTTTTGCTATGAATATCGTCTCGCTCGAAAATGTCTCTAAAAACTACGGATTTAAGCCGCTTTTTGAGAATGTAACGCTTGGTCTTGAGGACCGTGACAAGATCGGCATCATCGGGGCGAACGGCTCGGGGAAGAGTACGCTTTTGCGGATAATTGCGGGTGTCGAGGTGCCGGACACGGGCCGCGTGGTCACCGCAAAGGGCCAGACGCTGGCGTTTCTCTCGCAAAATCCACCGTACGACGAAAACCTGACCGTGCTTGAGACCATTTTCGCGTCGAGCAGCGGTGTGATGCAAACGATCCGCGATTATGAGGCTATTTGTCACGACGTGGCGGCCGGTGCTCATGACGACGCAACGATGGAGCGGATGTCCGATCTCCAACACGAACTCGAGATGAACGGCGGTTGGGATATCGAGGCTAACGCCCGGGCCGTCCTCACCAAGCTCGACATTACCGACACCTCCGCCAAGATGGGCACGCTCTCGGGCGGCCAGCGAAAACGCGTCGCTCTCGCCCACGAGCTGATCTTCAAACCCGACATTCTGATCCTCGACGAGCCGACCAATCATCTCGACGCCGACACGATCGAGTGGCTTGAGAATTACCTCGCCCGTTATACCGGAGCCCTTTTGCTCGTCACGCACGACCGTTATTTTCTCGATCGCGTGACTGACCGAATCTTTGAGGTAGATCGCGGGACGGTGCAGAGCTTTGCGGGCAATTACGCCTATTATCTTGAGAAAAAAGCAGAGCAGGACACGCTTCGCGAGGTCGAAGGGCACAAACGCGAGCAGTTGATCAAGAAAGAACTCGCCTGGCTCCGCCGCGGTGCGAAGGCGCGCACACGTAAATCCAAGCACCGCATCGAGGCCGCTCACACGCTGATGGCCGTTCCAAAAGAGCAGGCAAAGGGCGAGGTCGATATCGCGATCGGCTCAAAACGTCTGGGATCGAAAGTGGTCGAGATCAACGACATTTCAAAATCGTACGGCGAAAACCGCCTGATCGACCACTTCACATACCTGCTGAAACGCGACGACCGCATCGGCATCATCGGTGCAAATGGTTCCGGCAAAACGACTTTGCTCGATATGCTCACCCGCCGCATCGAGCCGGACAGCGGAGAGATCGAGATCGGCCAGACGGTCCACATCGGCTATTACGACCAGGAAAGCCGCGAGTTGAACGACGACCAACGCGTCATCGACTACATCCGCGACGTCGCCGAATACGTCACCACCAACGAGGGCATCCAGATCACCGCCGGCAAAATGCTTGAGCGTTTTCTATTCGCTCCCGCGGCCCAGTACGCCGTGATCGGCAATCTCTCAGGCGGTGAACGGCGACGCTTGTATTTATTAAGAATTTTGATGGGCTCGCCCAACGTCCTGCTCCTCGACGAGCCGACCAACGACCTCGACATCCCGACGCTCATCGCTCTGGAGCAGTACCTCGACGAATTCGCAGGTGCCCTGATCGTCGTCAGCCACGACCGTTACTTCCTCGATCGCACGGTCGAAAACATCTTCCGCTTCGAACCCGGCGGCCACGTCCGCGAATACGCCGGCGATTACTCAGCCTATCTGGAAGCCGTGGAACGTCAAGAAGCCGAACGCAAGGCCGAGGCGTCTACTCCTGTCAATGCCGCTAGCAGTAGCGACGCGGCAACCGCCCGAGTCAGAACCGGGAGCGATAGCGACTGGGTTCCTACAACAGCTGAAAAGGAAAAGCCAAAAAAACTCACCTTCAACGAAAAACGCGAGTTCGAAACCCTCGAAAAACGCATCGCGGAAACCGAATCACGCCTTCCCGAGATCGAACGCGAAATGGTCACAGCGGCCAGCGACGCGGGCCGTGTCCACGAGCTTTTCACGGAGCAGCAACAGCTAACCGAGCAGCTCGAAGCCGACATGGAACGCTGGGCTGGGCTTGCTGACCGTATCGAAGGCTAACTAAAAAAATGAATATACAAGAACTTGGGTATCAGCAGACGCCGCTTGGCGATCTGACGTTGCGTCGGCGGCTGGAAACGCTTTTGGATTACCGCGAGGTCTACGAGGTCAAGCTCGGCGACGATTATCTGATGTCGAGCCTCTTTACCGAGGCCGAACAGCAACTCGCAACCCTCGGCCTCGCGCCGCTTAAGGGCAAACTCGACGTCGTCATCGGCGGTCTTGGACTCGGATACACCGCTGCGGAAGCTCTCAAAAACGACAATTTAGAGAGCCTGCTCGTCATCGACCTTTTCCAAACAGTTATCGACTGGCATAACCAAGGCCTCGTCCCGCTCGGTTCCGGGCTGCGCGATGACCCGAGATGCGAACTCCGCCAAGGCGATTTCTTCGCCCTCGCCCACACCGGCTTTGACACAGCCACGCCGGACCGAAAATTCGAGGCCGTCCTTCTCGACATCGACCACTCGCCAAAACACTTCCTCGACGCCACAAACGAGTCGTTCTACACCACAAAAGGCTTCACCGCCATCCGCCACCAACTAAAACCGAACGGCACATTCGCCCTCTGGTCCAACGATCCCGAAAATGAAGCTTTCACCACACATTTGAAACAGATCTTTGGCACTGCCGATGCTTATGACATCGAATTCGCCAATCCTTACACTGGCTCGACATCGATCAATTCAGTGTATGTTGCACAAAACGGCCGTTAAATTTTCGAGATTGAAACTAATTCGTGTGATATGCTAGCGGCAAGACTGAGCATACAGGATCTGCATTATTATGGATCTGCGAGATATCTTCCAACTATCTTTCCGCACACCACACCGGTTTCAACTGTATCGATTGAACGTTTTTCTCTCTCTTTTTTTCTTCTGGGCAGCGAGTTCAGTGCCCGCTCAGGATAAGCCTAAACCAACGCCCGCACAGACTCCGCCAACTATCACCGATCCCGACGATGCTCCGTTAAGAGTTCAAACGGACCTCGTTACGCTCACGTTGACGGTCCAGGATACATGGGGACGGGTTGTGTCGAATCTGACCAAGAAGCATTTCTCGGTATTTGAGGACGGTGTTGAGCAGGAGATCAGTTTTTTTGAGGACGTCGATGCCCCAGCCTCGATCGGAATAATCTATGACGTTTCCGGGTCGATGGGCGGCGGGAAGATCGGGCGGTCGCGACGAGCTCTAGAGCGCTTCATGCTCACAAGCCATCCATCTGATGAGTTTTCGCTGATCACATTCAGCGACAAGGTCCAACTGCTTGCAGACCGCACC includes:
- the hisH gene encoding imidazole glycerol phosphate synthase subunit HisH; the encoded protein is MKVAIVKYNGGNTASVANALIRLGVEPLVTDVADELRAADKVIFPGVGEASTAMKYLRERGLDSVIRSLTTPVLGICLGMQLMCEASEENETECLGIMPYRVRRFESDTLKIPHTGWNRITELNSPLFDGVAEGERVYFVHGYYVETGESTTATSEYGQRFSAAIGRDNFHAIQFHPEKSGFVGTSEDFLRFVTRLF
- the hisD gene encoding histidinol dehydrogenase, with the translated sequence MQIIKKPSKETWAAMLKRPTIDTVFLERTVANILKDVREHGDSALRHCARHFDKVEMEEFLVTEDEFLEADALVPQELKDAIAVAKANIEKFHAVDHSARNVIETTPGVFCWRKNVAIEKVGLYVPAGSAPLFSTVLMLVIPAKLAGCREIVVTSPPNKEGKIDPTTLYAARLCGATKVFKIGGAQAIGALAYGTETVPSVYKIFGPGNQFVTEAKLQVLRSGVAIDMPAGPSEVAVLADEGSVPAFVATDLLSQAEHGPDSQVILVSTSETVINETLAEVDRQIETLSRKQTAAAAIQNSKAILVETLEDGIELLNEYGPEHLIIATQNADEIAETIINAGSVFIGNYSCESAGDYASGTNHTLPTGGAARAYSGVSVASFTKSITFQRLTAEGIQNLGPTIETMAAAEGLDAHKNAVAIRREWSGGRDDV
- the hisB gene encoding bifunctional histidinol-phosphatase/imidazoleglycerol-phosphate dehydratase HisB, coding for MQKVLFIDRDGTLIREPDDFQVDLLEKLRFLPGVITNLAKIARETDFVLVMVTNQDGLGTESFPETAFHPAQNFVIQALADEGIEFADIFVDRTFSHENAPTRKPGTALLTKYLTGEYDLANSYVIGDRPTDVQLAKNLGSKAIYIRNPSFPLEGDESAVTVDDWSDIYDLLRAPERRVTHTRNTKETEITVELNLDGAGSSSISTGISFFDHMLEQLARHGGLDLSIKADGDLHIDEHHTIEDVAITLGEAFSLALADKRGMERYGYCLPMDDCLAQVAIDFGGRNWIVWDAEFKREMIGEMPTEMFFHFFKSFSDKALCNLNISATGTIEHHKIEAIFKAFAKAIKMAVRREGSQLPTTKGVL
- a CDS encoding ATP phosphoribosyltransferase, which encodes MKLKIALQRSGRLSDGSTGLLKKCGIGFSNGLGKLRAEAADFPLEIFFLRDDDIPDYVADGVADIGIVGENVIAENPKAVDTIEKLGFGRCRLSLAVPKGFEYSELSQLAGKKIATSYPNILRDYFTSRGVSADIHEISGSVEIAPSIGLADAVCDLVSSGSTLFSNGLKEVETVMLSEAVLITRRDLGPEQQAILDRLLFRIRSVKAAAQNKYILLNAPVERVDEIKRLLPGMRSPSMVPLADEGWVSLHSVVSETDFWEVVDQLKNAGAEGILVLSIDQMIR
- the hisC gene encoding histidinol-phosphate transaminase, which produces MTFDLQSLVRKNVRSLKPYSSARSEFEGSAEVFLDANENAFGSPAGFGLNRYPDPLQRELKDRIAAMKGVSPSQIFVGNGSDEAIDLLFRIFCEPGRDEVITCPPTYGMYRVSADINDVGVREIRLTYDFQLDVPAILAAISASTKLIFICSPNNPTGNLMSRGSVLEIAREFDGIVVVDEAYIDFADEPSMIAELSEQPNLVVLQTFSKAWGMAGVRVGLAFASSEIIDLINRVKPPYNVSGVAQQAVIDALDGEATVNAWIDAAKAERLRLENSLIGLDIVQRVYPSDANFLLVKVDDANAIYQYLIEEKIVVRNRNNVELCEGCLRITVGTPEENERLLAASVRFGISDS